Proteins found in one Sphingobium sp. V4 genomic segment:
- a CDS encoding tetratricopeptide repeat protein, with protein sequence MRVSTVISCGLSVAAAVMLAGTPALAKKKLVVAGPPITMSDAFRANVQSAEAALKARDVTTAATHINALMPTTDFEAYAAAGLRYQLAVQRRDVQAQRIALTDLFKTTAVPRTDAPRLRYIAGYLSYVVGNYDDALAQLDYAKTLGYDGVDATMLRADIAMRRNKPKDARPYLQAAIVQKRASGEPVPLPWIDRSIAMAYQAGDWAEVSQLYRERLARSSSPEDWRSALTNYLSVGSLESQAQLDLYRLQAANGAMASERDYQNYAQLAEKAGYYAEAKAIIESGRKAGKLTPTQAVTSQLLKSVTPKATKEIAGLPALAKKAASASTGKDALALGDSYVSLGQFPQAVEQYRLALTKGGVDAGRVNARLGMALARSGDLASAQTALSQAGNGDWGNVAGFWSVWIDQQSKKAA encoded by the coding sequence ATGCGTGTATCGACGGTTATTTCGTGCGGCCTGTCCGTGGCGGCGGCGGTAATGCTCGCTGGCACGCCTGCTCTGGCTAAGAAGAAGCTGGTGGTCGCCGGCCCGCCAATCACGATGTCGGACGCGTTTCGTGCCAATGTGCAGTCCGCCGAAGCGGCGCTCAAGGCAAGGGATGTGACGACGGCGGCGACGCATATCAACGCTCTGATGCCGACGACCGATTTCGAGGCCTATGCCGCAGCCGGCCTTCGCTATCAGCTTGCGGTGCAGCGGCGGGACGTGCAGGCCCAGCGGATCGCGCTGACCGATCTGTTCAAGACGACCGCCGTTCCCCGGACAGATGCTCCCCGCTTGCGCTACATCGCGGGCTACCTTTCCTATGTCGTGGGCAATTATGATGATGCCCTGGCCCAACTCGATTACGCCAAGACGCTTGGCTATGACGGCGTGGATGCGACGATGCTGAGGGCGGACATCGCCATGCGGCGCAACAAGCCGAAGGACGCCCGTCCCTATTTGCAGGCAGCCATCGTGCAGAAGCGCGCTTCTGGCGAACCCGTTCCGCTCCCCTGGATCGACCGCAGCATCGCCATGGCCTATCAGGCCGGGGACTGGGCCGAAGTCAGCCAGCTATACCGCGAGCGGCTCGCGCGATCGTCCAGTCCGGAGGACTGGCGGTCGGCACTGACCAACTATCTGTCCGTCGGCAGCCTGGAGTCCCAGGCCCAGCTTGATCTCTACCGGTTGCAGGCGGCCAATGGGGCGATGGCGAGCGAGCGCGACTATCAGAACTATGCCCAGTTGGCGGAAAAGGCCGGCTATTATGCTGAAGCCAAGGCCATCATCGAGTCCGGGCGCAAGGCCGGCAAGCTGACCCCGACTCAGGCGGTCACGAGCCAGTTGCTCAAGAGCGTGACCCCCAAGGCCACCAAGGAAATTGCGGGCTTGCCCGCACTGGCGAAGAAAGCAGCCTCCGCATCGACCGGCAAGGATGCGCTGGCGCTGGGGGACAGCTACGTGTCGCTGGGTCAATTTCCGCAGGCGGTCGAGCAATATCGCCTGGCCTTGACCAAAGGTGGCGTCGATGCCGGACGGGTCAATGCCCGGCTCGGCATGGCGCTGGCACGATCAGGCGACCTGGCGAGCGCCCAGACCGCACTCAGTCAAGCTGGCAATGGCGACTGGGGGAATGTTGCAGGATTCTGGTCGGTCTGGATCGACCAGCAAAGCAAAAAGGCGGCATAA
- a CDS encoding Lrp/AsnC family transcriptional regulator yields MAGPNIDDIDLQILGELQQDGRMTNVELARKVGLTAPPCLRRVRALEEAGAITSYHAVVDPAMLGYTITVFAMVSLKSQAEADLKAFQDHVAGLPEVRECHMLNGEIDFILKVVAKDLQSFQQFLTSKLTPAPNVVSVKTSLTIRTSKNLPGVPLPV; encoded by the coding sequence ATGGCCGGGCCGAATATCGACGACATCGACCTGCAGATCCTTGGAGAGTTGCAGCAGGACGGACGAATGACCAATGTGGAACTGGCCCGGAAAGTGGGCCTGACGGCGCCTCCGTGCCTGCGCCGCGTGCGCGCATTGGAGGAGGCTGGGGCCATTACCTCCTATCATGCCGTGGTCGACCCGGCGATGCTGGGCTACACCATCACAGTCTTTGCCATGGTCAGTCTGAAGAGCCAGGCGGAAGCCGATCTCAAGGCGTTCCAGGATCATGTCGCCGGCCTCCCGGAAGTCCGCGAATGTCACATGCTGAACGGTGAAATCGACTTCATTCTCAAGGTGGTGGCCAAGGATCTGCAAAGCTTCCAGCAGTTCCTGACGTCCAAGCTGACGCCGGCCCCCAATGTCGTGAGCGTGAAGACGTCGCTCACCATCCGCACGTCAAAGAATCTGCCGGGCGTGCCGCTGCCGGTTTGA
- a CDS encoding HAMP domain-containing sensor histidine kinase, with the protein MRFNDLMLTVLAADDPSGPNAVTLWRQCVDLLAQQDRADRAPMAPEEKSALLDRLSGLRPKLSEAQRIATVVELGRRLRSTALVSFFGSDRPSIAAAAMARAELPDDAWASLLPELTPTARGVLRGRRDMGPATRQGLEAFGPTDLVLTTARQDMVGDPALLLTGEMAAVEADGAPEMRSATVTPLRPPARGEDQIRNLVDRIAQFTSTRRPTPEPAPAPEETRPAARAFAFETDAAGVILWIDQGPRAALIGLSLGEAVMEGGSGPDGHVAGAFARRSAFRNGRFSIVGGAMDGEWRLSATPFFDPRSGRFQGYRGQARRPYLHEVATPPESPPITGLSADSLRQLVHELRTPLNAILGFAEIIEQELFGPAGDAYRDMAGKIAVDARHLLTAFDDLDLAARASRGDEPAAPCLIDSAHLVMQVAARFREQSGAALPAPLDIAIAPNLPPLLIDPVQGERMVQHLFRTLISVSPAGEAVTGACWMRPDGAQGRIVLAVDRPSSLVGLEERQLLDPGYGADGEWADGPLLGIGFSLRLIRSLASSCGGGLEIESGRLLLVLPAASAANDAADLG; encoded by the coding sequence GTGCGGTTCAACGATCTCATGCTTACGGTGCTGGCGGCGGATGACCCCAGTGGCCCGAATGCGGTGACGTTGTGGCGCCAGTGCGTAGACCTGCTTGCCCAGCAGGATCGGGCGGATCGCGCGCCGATGGCGCCTGAAGAAAAGTCCGCGCTGCTCGACCGGCTGAGCGGATTGCGGCCCAAGCTCAGCGAGGCCCAGCGAATCGCAACCGTGGTCGAACTCGGACGGCGGCTGCGTTCGACGGCACTGGTGTCCTTTTTCGGAAGCGATCGACCGTCCATCGCGGCCGCCGCGATGGCGCGGGCGGAACTGCCTGACGACGCATGGGCGAGTCTTTTGCCGGAACTCACGCCCACGGCTCGCGGCGTGTTGCGCGGCCGCCGCGACATGGGGCCGGCGACGCGGCAGGGCTTGGAGGCATTCGGTCCCACCGATCTCGTCCTCACCACCGCGCGGCAGGACATGGTGGGCGACCCCGCCCTGTTACTGACCGGTGAAATGGCCGCGGTCGAGGCAGATGGCGCACCGGAAATGCGGAGCGCAACAGTCACGCCCTTGCGACCACCCGCTCGCGGCGAGGACCAGATCCGTAACCTGGTGGATCGCATCGCGCAATTCACCAGCACGCGGCGGCCAACGCCCGAGCCTGCGCCGGCACCCGAAGAGACCCGGCCTGCCGCGCGCGCCTTCGCCTTCGAAACCGACGCAGCCGGCGTGATCCTGTGGATAGACCAGGGTCCGCGCGCGGCATTGATCGGCCTCTCGCTGGGAGAAGCCGTGATGGAAGGCGGTAGTGGACCGGACGGTCATGTCGCGGGCGCTTTTGCCCGGCGCAGCGCCTTCCGCAATGGCCGCTTCAGCATTGTCGGAGGCGCGATGGACGGGGAATGGCGGCTGTCGGCCACGCCGTTCTTCGATCCGCGTTCGGGACGTTTCCAGGGCTATCGCGGCCAGGCGCGCAGGCCTTATCTGCATGAAGTTGCCACGCCGCCGGAATCGCCGCCAATCACTGGCCTGTCGGCTGATTCGCTGCGCCAACTGGTGCATGAACTGCGCACGCCGTTGAACGCCATATTGGGCTTTGCCGAGATCATCGAGCAGGAACTGTTCGGCCCGGCGGGTGACGCCTATCGCGATATGGCGGGCAAGATCGCGGTCGATGCCCGCCATCTGCTGACCGCATTCGACGATCTGGACCTGGCGGCGCGCGCGTCGCGCGGCGATGAACCTGCCGCTCCCTGCCTGATCGATTCCGCGCATCTGGTCATGCAGGTCGCTGCCCGCTTTCGCGAACAGAGTGGAGCGGCACTGCCCGCGCCGCTCGACATCGCCATAGCCCCGAATTTGCCACCGCTGCTGATCGATCCGGTCCAGGGCGAGCGCATGGTGCAGCATCTGTTTCGCACATTGATCTCCGTCTCGCCGGCGGGTGAGGCCGTGACGGGAGCCTGCTGGATGCGTCCAGACGGCGCGCAAGGCCGCATCGTGCTCGCGGTCGACCGGCCGTCCAGCCTCGTCGGCCTAGAAGAGAGGCAGCTGCTAGATCCGGGCTATGGTGCGGATGGCGAGTGGGCGGACGGGCCATTGCTGGGCATCGGCTTTTCGCTGAGACTCATCCGCAGTCTGGCCAGCAGCTGCGGCGGCGGTCTTGAGATCGAATCCGGCCGCCTGCTGCTGGTCCTGCCCGCCGCATCGGCGGCGAACGACGCGGCGGATCTGGGCTGA
- a CDS encoding polysaccharide deacetylase family protein: MTASVHDGNLLAQPLVEDMIHLDPAFGTRFMLFIDTEEEFDWNAPFSRADHAVSALDGMARGQAFFAAAGVKPVYVTDYPVVESDAAAAMMGEWASDGAADIGAHLHPWVNPPHVEDVNAANSYVGFLPEAVERAKLEALCRRLEERFGVRPTAYRAGRYGVGPNSARLLEEAGFRLDSSVRSRFDYSAQHGPDFRGLPQNPYWAGPARTLVELPLSTAFVGMMRGGGERFYRAAQSMGPIAGALSRARMLSRVPLTPEGVPVHDAIAAIDALIEERARVLNFSFHSPTLEPGHTPYVRTEADRSAFFAWWDAILTHLARRGVRAASLGELLAAIPARRKACQAA; this comes from the coding sequence ATGACTGCTTCCGTACATGACGGCAATCTGCTGGCGCAGCCGCTGGTCGAGGATATGATCCACCTCGATCCCGCGTTCGGGACACGCTTCATGCTCTTCATCGATACCGAGGAAGAGTTTGATTGGAATGCGCCGTTCAGCCGCGCAGATCATGCCGTTTCGGCGCTCGACGGTATGGCGCGCGGTCAGGCCTTTTTCGCGGCGGCCGGCGTCAAGCCTGTCTACGTGACCGACTATCCCGTAGTAGAATCAGACGCGGCGGCCGCTATGATGGGGGAATGGGCAAGCGACGGAGCGGCCGATATTGGCGCCCATCTCCATCCGTGGGTCAATCCGCCCCATGTCGAGGATGTCAATGCGGCCAACAGCTATGTCGGCTTTCTGCCCGAGGCGGTCGAGCGCGCGAAACTCGAAGCGCTTTGCCGACGACTGGAGGAACGCTTCGGCGTGCGTCCCACGGCCTATCGCGCGGGGCGTTATGGCGTTGGGCCAAACAGCGCCCGCTTACTGGAGGAAGCGGGTTTCAGGCTCGACAGTTCAGTTCGCAGTCGGTTCGATTACAGTGCGCAACATGGTCCCGATTTTCGCGGCCTGCCGCAAAATCCCTATTGGGCCGGACCCGCGCGCACTCTGGTAGAATTGCCGCTGTCCACAGCTTTTGTTGGAATGATGCGCGGGGGCGGGGAGCGATTCTATCGGGCGGCCCAAAGCATGGGCCCGATTGCCGGCGCCCTGTCGCGCGCGCGGATGTTGAGCCGGGTGCCGCTAACCCCGGAAGGCGTCCCGGTACATGACGCCATAGCGGCTATCGACGCGCTGATCGAGGAACGCGCCAGGGTTCTCAATTTCAGCTTCCACTCGCCCACGCTCGAACCGGGACACACGCCCTATGTCCGCACCGAAGCGGACCGAAGCGCTTTTTTCGCGTGGTGGGACGCCATATTGACCCATCTCGCCAGGCGCGGCGTTCGCGCCGCCAGCCTCGGCGAATTGCTCGCGGCCATTCCTGCGCGCAGGAAGGCTTGCCAAGCGGCGTGA
- a CDS encoding glycosyltransferase produces the protein MLWIWALLQALTLMGVALYLRHVPTDRKIEAPDGAVAILSVRDDWDGGPVLIARLKAQSAAFRLLIATSGACPAADALAAREGGWVQIVAAGIAQDEGQKVHKLRAALRALRPEDRWLLFIDADIDPPTRLVGRLLFPLVRDKADIVTGYRLLLPERNMVAALVGAVEMQLATLPRSANATMPWGGAMAISRAVADRLDLDSALAGRLSDDMAVGLAGWRAKLRLRPVRDLLVASPLQASGALAFGVRQYRHVITNSAGMWRLATALVAVQSAFWLWALLYGGWPAVMIGYGAAAGRALVRARIIADILEPEQVQAARRSLWWDILAPFAVCWTHLGMQLAAACSDRIRWGGFDYWVKQGAVVRIEKLR, from the coding sequence ATGCTTTGGATATGGGCGCTGCTTCAGGCGCTGACCCTCATGGGGGTGGCGCTGTATCTGCGCCATGTGCCGACAGACCGGAAGATCGAGGCTCCCGATGGCGCAGTGGCCATTCTGAGCGTCCGCGACGACTGGGATGGCGGACCGGTACTGATCGCGCGACTGAAAGCGCAAAGCGCGGCTTTTCGTTTGCTGATTGCGACATCGGGCGCCTGTCCGGCGGCCGACGCGCTGGCGGCGCGGGAAGGCGGCTGGGTGCAGATCGTCGCCGCCGGAATCGCGCAGGATGAAGGCCAGAAGGTGCACAAGTTGCGCGCGGCGCTACGCGCTTTGCGGCCAGAGGATCGCTGGCTGCTGTTCATCGATGCCGACATTGATCCGCCGACGCGGCTGGTCGGACGGCTGCTTTTCCCGCTGGTCCGCGACAAGGCGGACATCGTCACCGGCTATCGGCTTCTACTCCCCGAACGCAACATGGTCGCGGCGCTGGTCGGCGCGGTGGAGATGCAATTAGCGACACTGCCGCGGTCGGCCAACGCGACCATGCCCTGGGGCGGCGCGATGGCGATATCGCGGGCGGTGGCGGACCGGCTGGACCTGGATTCGGCGTTGGCGGGGCGGCTGTCCGACGACATGGCAGTTGGGCTGGCCGGTTGGCGCGCGAAGCTGCGGCTGCGGCCGGTGCGGGACTTGCTGGTGGCGAGCCCGTTGCAGGCGAGTGGGGCGCTGGCCTTCGGCGTTCGACAATATCGGCATGTCATCACCAACAGCGCGGGCATGTGGCGCTTGGCGACCGCCTTGGTCGCGGTCCAGTCGGCGTTTTGGTTGTGGGCGTTGCTGTATGGCGGCTGGCCCGCAGTCATGATCGGCTACGGGGCGGCGGCGGGCAGGGCATTGGTGCGGGCGCGGATCATCGCTGACATACTGGAACCGGAGCAGGTGCAGGCGGCCCGCCGATCGCTCTGGTGGGACATATTGGCGCCATTTGCCGTGTGCTGGACGCATTTGGGGATGCAGTTGGCGGCGGCCTGCTCGGACCGGATCCGCTGGGGTGGGTTTGACTATTGGGTGAAGCAGGGGGCGGTCGTGCGGATCGAGAAGCTGCGCTAA
- a CDS encoding lauroyl acyltransferase, with protein sequence MLSNPFLFMLLRRLPATPASWLGGWLSSRIARPRMKLRDARARANLALLRPDLTPADRESLLTHRWENMGRTLAELANIDRLVDGAHIQVENAADYQAVLDAPRPLIGLSVHLGNWDLLGAHGKASTDRPGLGVYAPPADEKTAAQLGKARQSYMDEVVTGDGAARRILRHLTRHPRASLFILLDERRNRQVWFPTFGRPVEPSGNLSIALRLARKTDARFLPFYLLRTSGPHFRLHWHPPLDPAMMSDAEIVAALDRFLGDACITHADQWLALHDMDLTADGHHVT encoded by the coding sequence ATGCTCTCCAACCCTTTTCTCTTCATGCTGCTTCGCCGGTTGCCGGCCACCCCGGCATCATGGCTTGGAGGGTGGCTGTCATCCCGCATCGCACGCCCGCGCATGAAGTTGCGGGATGCGCGCGCGCGCGCCAATCTGGCGCTCCTCCGCCCCGATCTGACCCCCGCCGATCGCGAATCCCTTCTGACGCACCGCTGGGAAAATATGGGGCGCACCCTGGCGGAACTCGCCAATATCGACCGGCTGGTCGACGGGGCGCATATCCAGGTCGAAAACGCGGCGGACTATCAGGCCGTGCTGGACGCGCCGCGTCCGCTGATCGGTCTGTCGGTCCATCTGGGCAACTGGGACCTGCTGGGCGCGCATGGCAAGGCATCGACCGACCGGCCCGGCCTTGGCGTCTATGCGCCCCCGGCCGATGAAAAGACCGCTGCTCAACTCGGCAAGGCGCGGCAAAGCTATATGGATGAAGTCGTAACCGGCGATGGTGCGGCACGCCGCATATTGAGGCATCTGACCCGCCATCCCCGCGCCAGCCTGTTCATCCTGCTGGACGAACGGCGCAACCGGCAGGTCTGGTTTCCGACGTTCGGCCGGCCGGTGGAGCCGTCCGGCAATCTGTCGATCGCGCTGCGGCTCGCGCGCAAGACCGACGCGCGTTTCCTGCCCTTCTATCTTCTTCGTACCAGCGGCCCCCATTTCAGGCTCCACTGGCATCCGCCGCTCGATCCCGCGATGATGAGCGACGCAGAGATCGTCGCCGCGCTCGATCGGTTTCTGGGAGACGCCTGCATCACCCATGCCGACCAGTGGCTCGCATTGCATGACATGGACCTGACCGCAGACGGCCACCATGTGACTTGA
- a CDS encoding phosphoribosylanthranilate isomerase, producing the protein MSRLAIKICGLSTPETVGAAVRAGASHLGFVHFPKSPRHVEPEQMAALAAAVPAHVERIAVVVDPDDEQLTGLARSGVLTAFQLHGKESAERAAAIRQRFGLPVWKAISVKTRADIDGASRYSGAVDRLLFDAKTPDGAALPGGMGLRFDWTLLCGLSIPSPWGLSGGLSIANVCEAIRVTGAPLIDVSSGVEDGPGIKSVDKITAFCKAVSAC; encoded by the coding sequence ATGTCCCGACTCGCGATCAAGATTTGCGGCCTTTCTACGCCCGAGACTGTGGGGGCAGCCGTTCGCGCGGGCGCAAGCCATCTGGGCTTCGTCCATTTTCCCAAAAGTCCGCGTCACGTCGAGCCTGAGCAGATGGCCGCGCTCGCTGCAGCCGTCCCGGCCCATGTCGAGCGGATCGCGGTTGTCGTCGATCCCGACGACGAACAACTCACCGGGCTGGCCAGGAGCGGCGTGCTGACTGCGTTCCAGCTTCACGGCAAGGAAAGCGCTGAACGGGCGGCGGCCATCCGCCAGCGTTTCGGCCTGCCGGTATGGAAGGCAATCTCGGTCAAGACGCGTGCCGACATCGATGGCGCCAGCCGCTATTCGGGCGCTGTCGACCGGCTGCTGTTTGACGCCAAGACGCCCGACGGCGCGGCTCTCCCTGGCGGCATGGGTCTGCGCTTTGACTGGACATTGTTGTGCGGCCTTTCCATCCCGTCGCCTTGGGGGCTGTCGGGCGGCCTGTCGATCGCCAACGTGTGCGAGGCGATCCGTGTCACCGGCGCGCCTCTGATCGACGTTTCGTCTGGTGTCGAAGACGGGCCGGGCATCAAGAGTGTGGACAAGATCACGGCCTTCTGCAAAGCGGTGTCCGCATGTTGA
- the trpB gene encoding tryptophan synthase subunit beta gives MTDIATLPNSLRSQPDKSGHFGAFGGRYVAETLMPLILELEKVYKAAKADPEFDAEYAELLRSYVGRPNPLYYAQRLTEALRARAEPGKGAKIYLKREELNHTGAHKINNCIGQALLARRMGKKKVIAETGAGQHGVATATVAALFGMECKIFMGAKDVERQKPNVFRMKLLGAEVIPVTSGSATLKDSMNDALRYWVSNVHDTFYIIGTAAGPHPYPELVRDFQSIIGKETRAQMLEAEGRLPDMLIAPVGGGSNAIGLFHPFLDDPEVAMIGVEAAGEGLDKKHAASLAGGASGILHGNRTYLLQDEDGQITEAHSISAGLDYPGIGPEHSWLHEIGRVQYMPIRDDEALESFQTLSKLEGIIPALESAHAVAAAEQIAPTLDADKIIVINLSGRGDKDIFTVADALGVEM, from the coding sequence ATGACCGATATTGCTACCTTGCCCAACAGCCTGCGATCCCAGCCCGACAAGAGCGGCCATTTCGGCGCATTCGGCGGCCGCTATGTCGCCGAAACGCTGATGCCGCTGATCCTGGAGCTGGAGAAGGTCTACAAGGCCGCCAAGGCTGATCCCGAATTCGACGCCGAATATGCCGAACTGCTCCGTTCCTACGTCGGTCGCCCCAACCCGCTTTACTATGCCCAGCGGCTGACCGAAGCGCTGCGCGCCAGAGCGGAGCCGGGCAAGGGCGCAAAAATCTATCTGAAGCGCGAGGAACTGAACCATACCGGCGCGCACAAGATCAACAATTGCATCGGCCAGGCGCTGCTCGCCCGGCGCATGGGCAAAAAGAAGGTCATCGCCGAAACCGGCGCGGGCCAGCATGGCGTGGCCACCGCGACCGTCGCTGCCCTGTTCGGCATGGAATGCAAGATCTTCATGGGCGCGAAGGATGTGGAGCGGCAGAAGCCCAATGTCTTCCGCATGAAGCTGCTGGGCGCGGAAGTGATCCCGGTCACATCGGGATCCGCTACGCTCAAGGATTCGATGAACGACGCGCTGCGCTACTGGGTGTCGAATGTGCATGACACATTCTACATCATCGGTACGGCAGCGGGGCCGCACCCCTATCCCGAACTCGTCCGCGATTTCCAGTCGATCATCGGCAAGGAAACCCGCGCGCAGATGCTGGAGGCCGAAGGCCGCCTGCCCGACATGCTGATCGCACCGGTTGGCGGCGGCTCCAACGCCATCGGCCTGTTCCATCCATTCCTGGATGATCCCGAGGTCGCGATGATCGGTGTGGAAGCGGCGGGCGAAGGGCTGGACAAAAAGCACGCCGCGAGCCTTGCCGGCGGCGCGTCGGGCATCCTCCACGGCAACCGCACCTATCTGTTGCAGGACGAGGACGGCCAGATCACTGAGGCCCACAGCATTTCCGCCGGCCTCGACTATCCCGGCATCGGCCCGGAACATAGCTGGCTGCACGAGATCGGCCGGGTGCAATATATGCCGATCAGGGACGACGAGGCGCTGGAGAGCTTCCAGACGCTCAGCAAGCTGGAAGGCATCATCCCCGCGCTCGAATCCGCCCATGCCGTGGCGGCGGCCGAACAGATCGCGCCGACGCTGGACGCAGACAAGATCATCGTCATCAACCTGTCGGGCCGGGGGGACAAGGACATCTTCACCGTCGCCGACGCGCTGGGAGTGGAGATGTGA
- the trpA gene encoding tryptophan synthase subunit alpha produces the protein MDRLASRFAACKAQGRAALITFVTAGDPDVAATPAILDALVAGGADIIELGMPFTDPMADGPAIELANLRSLGSGTKTKHVFALAADFRARHPDTPLILMGYANPMLVRGPDWFADQCKAAGVDGVICVDIPPEEDAEVGPALRGVGVHLVRLATPTTDAARLPAVLDGASGFLYHVAVAGITGKQQAAQANIEIAVEKLKAATDLPIAVGFGVRSPEQTAAIGRIADGVVVGSAIVDIVGSHGDAAAPFVQNFVAALSSALTANTQETAA, from the coding sequence ATGGATCGTCTGGCCTCCCGCTTCGCCGCCTGCAAGGCGCAGGGCCGCGCCGCGCTCATCACCTTCGTGACAGCCGGCGATCCCGACGTTGCCGCCACCCCAGCCATCCTCGACGCGCTGGTTGCGGGCGGGGCGGACATCATCGAACTGGGGATGCCCTTCACCGATCCGATGGCCGATGGCCCGGCGATCGAACTGGCGAACCTGCGTAGCCTTGGTTCCGGCACGAAGACTAAGCATGTCTTCGCACTTGCCGCTGATTTCCGGGCGCGTCATCCCGATACGCCCCTGATCCTGATGGGCTATGCCAATCCGATGCTGGTGCGGGGGCCCGACTGGTTCGCCGATCAGTGCAAGGCTGCGGGCGTCGACGGCGTCATCTGCGTCGATATCCCGCCGGAGGAAGATGCCGAGGTCGGCCCCGCCCTGCGCGGCGTCGGCGTCCACCTTGTTCGACTGGCGACGCCGACCACCGATGCAGCTCGCCTGCCCGCCGTGCTTGATGGCGCCAGCGGCTTCCTCTACCATGTCGCCGTCGCCGGTATCACTGGCAAGCAGCAAGCGGCACAGGCCAATATCGAAATCGCTGTGGAAAAGCTGAAGGCGGCCACCGACCTGCCGATTGCGGTCGGTTTCGGCGTCCGCTCGCCCGAGCAGACCGCCGCGATCGGTCGCATCGCCGACGGCGTGGTGGTCGGATCGGCGATTGTGGACATCGTGGGATCACATGGCGATGCCGCAGCTCCCTTCGTCCAGAATTTCGTCGCTGCCCTCAGCAGCGCCCTCACCGCAAACACCCAAGAGACCGCCGCATGA